A window of Sutcliffiella cohnii contains these coding sequences:
- a CDS encoding flagellin: MIINNNLNAMNAHRQMGMNVNANGKAMEKLSSGLRINRAGDDAAGLAISEKMRAQVRGLDQASRNAQDGISLIQTAEGALNETHAILQRMRELSVQSANDTNTDDDRAELQKEVAQLIEEIDRIATDTTFNSQVLFDGNFDAQIHIGADAGQALNVTIRDMGATTVLAVNAVDIATQTGADGAITTIDDAIKELSSERSQLGAWQNRLEHTTKNLENASENLQAAESRIRDTDMAKEMMEFTRSNILNQASQAMLAQANQQPQAVLQLLR; this comes from the coding sequence ATGATTATCAATAACAACTTAAACGCAATGAACGCTCATCGTCAAATGGGAATGAACGTAAACGCTAATGGTAAAGCAATGGAGAAGTTATCTTCCGGTCTACGGATTAACCGTGCTGGTGATGATGCGGCTGGTCTTGCTATCTCTGAAAAAATGCGTGCGCAAGTTAGAGGATTAGACCAAGCTAGTCGAAATGCTCAAGATGGTATTTCTTTAATCCAAACAGCAGAAGGTGCCTTAAATGAAACTCACGCAATTCTTCAGCGTATGCGTGAATTGTCGGTTCAATCAGCCAATGATACTAATACTGACGATGACCGTGCTGAACTTCAAAAAGAAGTGGCACAATTAATTGAGGAAATTGACCGTATCGCTACTGACACAACATTCAACTCACAAGTATTATTTGACGGTAACTTTGATGCTCAAATTCATATTGGTGCAGATGCAGGGCAAGCGTTAAATGTTACAATTAGAGATATGGGAGCTACTACTGTTCTTGCAGTAAATGCTGTTGATATCGCAACTCAAACTGGAGCGGATGGAGCTATAACGACTATCGATGATGCAATTAAAGAATTATCTTCTGAGCGTTCTCAACTTGGTGCATGGCAAAATCGTTTAGAACATACTACTAAAAATCTTGAAAATGCTTCTGAAAACTTACAAGCTGCAGAATCTCGTATTCGTGACACTGACATGGCTAAGGAAATGATGGAGTTCACTCGCTCTAACATCCTAAACCAAGCTTCTCAAGCTATGCTTGCTCAAGCTAACCAACAGCCACAAGCTGTATTACAATTACTTCGTTAA
- the csrA gene encoding carbon storage regulator CsrA: protein MLILTRKLNETIVIDENIEITIQSIDGEQVKIGVKAPKEIEIYRKEVLEAIQNENKNAISRKIDIKKLK from the coding sequence ATGCTTATTCTGACTCGAAAGCTAAATGAGACAATTGTTATCGATGAAAACATCGAAATTACCATTCAAAGTATAGATGGTGAACAAGTAAAAATAGGTGTAAAAGCACCGAAAGAAATCGAAATTTATCGAAAAGAAGTACTAGAAGCAATCCAAAACGAAAACAAAAATGCAATTTCTAGGAAAATAGATATAAAAAAATTAAAATAA
- the fliW gene encoding flagellar assembly protein FliW, whose product MKINTCYHGDITIQESDIITFKNGLPGFENEKKFVLLSLTEENVYFSLQSVNTTDLAFIVTNPFLFYNDYEFELEESTQQALAISASQSVEIYVVLTIADPFEKSTANLQGPIVINKENQLAKQIVVNGTKYNTKHILPISEKEEK is encoded by the coding sequence ATGAAAATTAATACATGTTATCACGGAGATATTACGATTCAGGAGTCCGACATTATTACCTTTAAAAACGGTTTACCTGGGTTTGAGAATGAAAAAAAGTTCGTACTACTCTCACTAACAGAGGAAAATGTTTATTTCTCGTTGCAAAGTGTAAATACAACAGACTTAGCTTTTATCGTTACAAATCCATTTCTTTTCTATAATGACTATGAGTTTGAGTTAGAAGAATCTACTCAGCAAGCTCTAGCAATTTCAGCTAGCCAATCTGTTGAAATTTATGTTGTTCTAACCATTGCAGATCCATTCGAAAAGTCGACAGCTAACTTACAAGGCCCTATCGTAATTAATAAGGAAAATCAACTGGCGAAACAAATTGTTGTAAACGGTACGAAATACAATACGAAACACATCCTCCCTATTAGTGAAAAGGAGGAAAAATAA
- a CDS encoding DUF6470 family protein has product MKIPQITIETKPFIMESSSTWHTLEIEQPQATIDIQQPHAEVSMQTIPSKLTIDQTQAWEDMGLKHIFRSIEEEAKKGHQHVQEGMARRASDGDELMKIENKYNALTEISKRNGTRKMHEFNIGFIPSPFSVKIDYQPSELNVDVKVNKAIINSHANKVNLTYQPGSLDFEIKQYNSIDIDFKI; this is encoded by the coding sequence ATGAAAATACCTCAAATAACGATAGAAACAAAGCCATTTATTATGGAATCATCGAGTACATGGCATACGCTTGAAATTGAACAACCCCAAGCAACGATTGATATTCAACAGCCTCATGCGGAAGTATCAATGCAAACGATACCGAGTAAATTGACAATTGACCAAACACAAGCATGGGAGGACATGGGATTAAAACATATATTTCGTTCCATTGAGGAAGAAGCAAAAAAAGGACATCAGCATGTTCAAGAAGGAATGGCCCGTAGAGCAAGCGATGGCGACGAGTTAATGAAGATCGAGAATAAATATAATGCATTAACCGAAATTAGTAAAAGGAATGGAACGAGGAAAATGCATGAATTCAACATTGGCTTTATTCCATCGCCTTTTAGTGTCAAAATAGATTATCAACCAAGCGAGTTAAATGTTGATGTGAAAGTGAATAAAGCGATCATTAATAGTCACGCTAATAAAGTGAATTTAACGTATCAACCAGGAAGTTTAGATTTTGAGATTAAGCAATATAATTCAATTGATATAGATTTTAAAATATAA
- the flgL gene encoding flagellar hook-associated protein FlgL, translating to MRVTQSMLAGNSLRHISQGFNKMGKLQEQLSTGKKITRPSDDPVVAMKGMYYRTNLTEVQQYKRNLSEAYAWMEESEAAIEQGSNVLSRVRELLVQGLNGTLQDEDKNAIASEVGQLKEALVQVANTQFTGRYIFNGTAINEPRVTDGSAPATVKDLNEPFMIEVSKGIKLQANIDANNVFNEELFTIMNQIEQGLTGDDSVDLDAFLGRLDNQIDSMNAERSELGARYNRLEMIDDRLAYQEYVATRVLSDNEDAHLEEVITDLITAESVHRAALGVGARIIQPSLLDFLR from the coding sequence ATGCGTGTAACACAATCAATGTTAGCAGGTAACTCCTTGCGCCATATTAGCCAAGGTTTCAATAAAATGGGCAAATTACAGGAACAGCTTTCTACTGGTAAAAAGATTACTCGTCCTTCAGATGACCCAGTTGTTGCGATGAAGGGAATGTACTACAGAACAAACTTAACAGAAGTTCAACAATATAAGCGAAACCTTTCCGAAGCTTATGCGTGGATGGAAGAGTCCGAGGCTGCGATTGAACAAGGTTCGAATGTATTGAGTCGTGTAAGGGAGCTATTAGTACAGGGGTTAAATGGAACGCTTCAAGATGAAGATAAAAATGCTATTGCTTCCGAAGTTGGGCAATTAAAAGAAGCACTTGTGCAAGTGGCAAATACGCAATTTACTGGGCGATATATTTTCAATGGAACAGCGATAAATGAACCGCGAGTTACAGATGGAAGCGCCCCGGCTACAGTTAAGGACTTAAACGAGCCATTCATGATTGAAGTATCAAAGGGAATAAAGCTTCAAGCGAATATTGATGCGAACAACGTATTTAACGAGGAATTATTTACAATCATGAATCAAATTGAACAAGGCTTAACAGGTGATGACTCTGTAGACTTAGACGCTTTTCTAGGTAGATTAGATAACCAAATCGACAGCATGAACGCCGAACGTTCAGAGCTCGGTGCTCGTTATAATCGCTTAGAAATGATTGATGATCGCCTTGCATATCAAGAATATGTTGCGACTAGAGTGTTATCCGATAACGAAGATGCTCACCTAGAAGAAGTTATTACCGATTTAATCACTGCTGAAAGTGTACACCGTGCTGCATTAGGTGTAGGTGCAAGAATTATTCAGCCTTCTTTATTAGACTTTTTAAGATAA
- the flgK gene encoding flagellar hook-associated protein FlgK translates to MRSTFHSLEVARRGLTTQQTALQVTGHNIANANTPGYSRQRVNFVQTEPYPPASMNRPQIPGQLGTGVEAGSIQRVRESFLDIQFRGENNKFGYWSTKADSLQKMEEIMNEPSDTGLSKTLDRFWQSFQDLAVNPTNTGARSVVRQRGIAVAETFNYLSDSMKSIQQDLKNEINVTAKQINSLSTRINNLNEQIASVEPHGLLPNDLYDERDRLVDELSSLVNIKVTPVKSGGNALEIAEGKYSIELVDDNGVPIPMAGKLVDGQTNRVNHLDVKYDNTTGLVSEISIGGIVSLETDQFKSAGKLKALFESHGYMKGTEEKGLYPEMLKALDTMAFDFITEFNRVHNEGWSVSSIEAGEHTEYNFFAPLDSSDGAAKAIKLDDVIYDSLNNIAASSNGNLGDGQGAIALAEVKNSALNIGGDTTTIQNFYESLIGSMAVDAQEANRLSYNSDTLRLSVDQRRQSVSSVSLDEEMTNMIQFQHAYNASARMITATDEILDRIINGMGLVGR, encoded by the coding sequence ATGCGTTCAACGTTTCATAGTCTTGAAGTTGCAAGACGTGGACTTACCACTCAACAAACAGCATTACAAGTTACGGGGCATAATATTGCCAATGCTAATACACCTGGTTACTCACGCCAACGAGTAAACTTCGTCCAAACAGAACCTTATCCTCCTGCTTCGATGAATCGTCCGCAAATACCTGGTCAGTTAGGAACGGGTGTAGAGGCAGGAAGTATTCAACGTGTACGCGAAAGTTTTCTAGATATTCAATTTCGCGGAGAAAACAATAAGTTCGGCTACTGGTCAACGAAAGCGGATTCCTTACAAAAGATGGAGGAAATAATGAACGAGCCATCTGATACTGGTCTATCGAAAACGTTAGACCGCTTTTGGCAGTCATTCCAGGATTTAGCTGTAAATCCAACGAATACAGGTGCTCGTTCTGTAGTTCGCCAACGAGGAATTGCGGTAGCGGAAACGTTTAATTATTTATCAGATTCTATGAAATCTATACAACAAGACTTAAAGAACGAGATTAATGTTACGGCAAAACAAATAAATTCTTTATCAACAAGAATTAATAACTTAAATGAACAAATAGCGAGTGTAGAACCACACGGACTATTACCGAATGATTTATATGATGAAAGAGACCGTTTAGTGGACGAGCTTTCTTCATTAGTTAATATTAAAGTAACTCCAGTTAAATCTGGTGGTAATGCGTTAGAAATAGCAGAAGGTAAATATAGTATTGAATTAGTAGACGATAACGGTGTTCCAATACCTATGGCTGGAAAACTAGTGGATGGGCAAACAAATAGAGTAAATCATCTTGATGTTAAATATGACAATACGACAGGGTTAGTAAGTGAAATTTCCATCGGCGGTATTGTGTCATTAGAGACAGACCAGTTTAAATCAGCAGGAAAACTAAAAGCTCTTTTTGAGTCACACGGGTACATGAAAGGGACAGAAGAAAAAGGCCTTTATCCAGAAATGTTAAAAGCGTTAGACACGATGGCTTTTGATTTCATTACCGAATTTAACCGTGTTCATAATGAAGGCTGGAGCGTATCTAGCATCGAGGCGGGAGAACATACAGAATATAACTTCTTTGCCCCGTTAGATAGTAGCGATGGTGCTGCAAAGGCGATTAAACTGGATGATGTAATCTATGATTCTTTAAATAATATCGCTGCTTCGTCAAACGGAAATTTAGGTGACGGACAAGGGGCAATTGCACTTGCTGAAGTGAAAAATAGCGCGTTAAATATTGGTGGAGACACTACGACTATTCAAAACTTTTACGAAAGTTTAATAGGCTCAATGGCAGTAGACGCTCAAGAAGCAAATCGACTTTCGTATAATAGTGATACGTTACGACTTTCTGTTGACCAACGTCGCCAATCGGTAAGCTCCGTTTCATTAGATGAAGAAATGACCAATATGATTCAATTCCAGCATGCCTATAACGCATCTGCAAGAATGATTACAGCAACAGATGAAATATTAGATAGAATTATTAACGGTATGGGATTAGTAGGAAGGTAG
- a CDS encoding flagellar protein FlgN: protein MTLQPVIVIMEKLLALHEGLLQLAVKKTDIVKSGDAKELQQLTKEENKFVKAIGQLEQERLTLTANLGTGATISELIEKATDSEADKLLQLKDKLTHVIKQLQERNELNEGLLQQSLQFVQVTLNSINPEPTSVTYEKAATGKKPATPTRSMFDSKA, encoded by the coding sequence ATGACTTTACAACCAGTGATCGTAATAATGGAAAAATTGCTAGCCCTTCATGAAGGTTTATTACAGCTAGCTGTGAAAAAGACAGACATCGTCAAGTCTGGTGACGCAAAGGAATTGCAGCAGCTAACAAAAGAAGAAAACAAATTTGTAAAAGCAATCGGTCAACTAGAGCAAGAGCGTCTAACACTTACAGCAAATTTAGGTACGGGTGCTACCATTTCGGAGCTTATCGAAAAAGCGACAGATTCAGAAGCGGACAAGCTTCTACAATTGAAAGATAAATTAACTCACGTTATTAAACAATTACAAGAACGGAACGAACTAAACGAAGGACTTTTACAACAATCATTACAATTTGTCCAAGTCACGTTAAACTCTATAAACCCAGAGCCAACGTCCGTAACGTACGAAAAGGCTGCAACAGGGAAGAAGCCAGCTACACCAACTCGTTCGATGTTCGATTCAAAAGCATAG
- the flgM gene encoding flagellar biosynthesis anti-sigma factor FlgM — MKINHIGPSGINPYKRNQMNQQPKSVSSFKEDKVEISTEAKGLQEMNQIQTAREEKVNKLKIAVENGTYKVDPNVVANKMIDFYYKK, encoded by the coding sequence ATGAAAATTAATCATATTGGACCTTCCGGGATTAATCCATATAAACGTAATCAAATGAATCAACAGCCAAAATCTGTTAGTTCTTTTAAAGAAGATAAGGTAGAAATTTCTACAGAAGCAAAGGGATTACAAGAAATGAACCAAATCCAAACAGCGCGTGAAGAAAAAGTAAATAAGCTGAAAATCGCGGTTGAAAACGGTACGTATAAAGTAGACCCTAACGTTGTAGCAAATAAAATGATTGATTTTTATTACAAAAAATAA